A part of Streptomyces sp. NBC_01497 genomic DNA contains:
- a CDS encoding ABC transporter substrate-binding protein — translation MTLTRRKLLTGAAALGTLAPFATACASPVTANPGRLTLWYTSNGLSETNLGRAVKRFAADRLVTSQVSGDLKQRLLAALAGRAYLPDITMMGDNISTYYTSDRDSFVDLNTLGARELAKDYLPWKWQSGATPDGRFQMGVPIDVGPAALYYRHDLFAKAGLASEPDDVAAAVSTWEKYFDFGVRLQRALPGGFLITDTKTVFTYSLAQESTKYFDRDNHYLDDQSGVRRAWDRALEAYRRRLTAGYAGSGNSNGQSVDEHAAWNSGKELSLVGASWRTGEMKQAAPGTKGKWRVCRPPGGAGNQGGSYLAVTKYCPRPEAAFEVIRWLQSPANQPQNYLDVGLFPSAPAAFTDPRLLKPDPFFGGQVTMDVFGEIAREVKYAYFSPWDITISDTYTDELTNVELGGKDPDQAWHDARTTIERLLRRQGVLS, via the coding sequence ATGACGCTGACTCGACGAAAGCTTCTGACCGGCGCGGCGGCGCTCGGCACCCTCGCCCCGTTCGCCACCGCGTGCGCAAGCCCCGTCACGGCCAACCCCGGCCGCCTGACGCTCTGGTACACCTCCAACGGACTGTCCGAGACCAACCTCGGACGCGCCGTCAAACGCTTCGCGGCCGACCGGCTCGTCACCTCGCAGGTGAGCGGCGACCTGAAGCAGCGGCTGCTCGCCGCCCTCGCGGGCCGGGCGTACCTGCCCGACATCACGATGATGGGCGACAACATCTCGACGTACTACACGTCCGACCGCGACAGCTTCGTCGACCTCAACACGCTGGGCGCCCGCGAGCTGGCGAAGGACTACCTGCCGTGGAAGTGGCAGTCGGGGGCCACGCCCGACGGGCGCTTCCAGATGGGCGTGCCCATCGACGTGGGCCCCGCCGCGCTCTACTACCGCCACGACCTGTTCGCGAAGGCGGGCCTCGCCAGCGAGCCGGACGATGTCGCCGCCGCCGTCTCCACCTGGGAGAAGTACTTCGACTTCGGCGTCAGGCTCCAGCGCGCGCTGCCCGGCGGTTTCCTGATCACCGACACCAAGACGGTCTTCACGTACTCCCTCGCGCAGGAGTCGACGAAGTACTTCGACCGGGACAACCACTACCTGGACGACCAGTCAGGAGTGCGCAGGGCCTGGGACCGGGCGCTGGAGGCGTACCGGAGGCGGCTGACGGCGGGGTACGCGGGTTCGGGCAACAGCAACGGCCAGTCGGTCGACGAGCACGCGGCCTGGAACAGCGGCAAGGAGCTGAGCCTGGTCGGCGCGTCCTGGCGCACCGGCGAGATGAAGCAGGCGGCACCGGGCACGAAGGGCAAGTGGCGGGTGTGCAGGCCGCCCGGCGGGGCGGGCAACCAGGGCGGCTCGTACCTCGCGGTGACGAAGTACTGCCCGCGCCCCGAGGCCGCGTTCGAGGTGATCCGCTGGCTCCAGTCGCCCGCGAACCAGCCGCAGAACTATCTCGACGTGGGCCTCTTCCCCTCCGCCCCCGCCGCGTTCACCGACCCGCGGCTGCTGAAGCCCGACCCGTTCTTCGGCGGCCAGGTGACCATGGACGTCTTCGGGGAGATCGCCCGTGAGGTGAAGTATGCCTACTTCAGCCCCTGGGACATCACGATCAGCGACACCTACACGGACGAACTGACCAACGTCGAACTCGGCGGCAAGGACCCGGACCAGGCGTGGCACGACGCGCGCACCACGATCGAGCGCCTGCTGCGCAGGCAGGGGGTTCTGTCATGA
- a CDS encoding carbohydrate ABC transporter permease — MTAIPEAGVPSPAPAPAPAAPLSPPGPPRRRWRYLPMYLAIAPFFVLFAVFGLYPVLYSLFLSFQRWDGVGPMKFVGLENFRFLVTDSTFWESIGNTLIIWAMSTVPMILLALLIAVGLNSSVRLRGVLRVAYFLPNVTSIVAMSLVFGSIFSGEFGVLNWFLGLFGIGHVQWLADPWAIRAAIALMIIWRWTGYNAIIFLAGLQALPKDVFEAARVDGASAAQTFFRVTVPLLRPVLLFSVVMSAIGGMQIFTESQVLLGNRGGTDGAGLTMVLYFYNTAFAGNDFGYGAAIAWGLFIVVVLFSILNWRLVMRPERGQVLSAPAVTEQVPGEATTMTGAGR; from the coding sequence ATGACCGCGATACCCGAAGCCGGCGTCCCGTCCCCCGCCCCCGCTCCGGCGCCCGCGGCGCCACTGAGTCCGCCGGGCCCGCCGCGCCGGCGGTGGCGGTACCTGCCGATGTACCTCGCGATCGCGCCGTTCTTCGTGCTGTTCGCGGTCTTCGGCCTCTATCCGGTGCTGTATTCGCTGTTCCTGTCCTTCCAGCGGTGGGACGGCGTCGGCCCGATGAAGTTCGTCGGCCTGGAGAACTTCCGGTTCCTCGTCACGGACAGCACGTTCTGGGAGTCGATCGGCAACACGCTCATCATCTGGGCGATGTCGACGGTCCCGATGATCCTGCTCGCGCTGCTGATCGCCGTGGGCCTCAACTCGTCGGTCCGCCTGCGGGGTGTGCTGCGGGTCGCGTACTTCCTGCCGAACGTGACGTCGATCGTGGCGATGTCGCTGGTCTTCGGGTCCATCTTCAGCGGCGAGTTCGGCGTACTGAACTGGTTCCTCGGCCTGTTCGGGATCGGGCACGTGCAGTGGCTGGCCGACCCGTGGGCGATCCGCGCCGCCATCGCCCTGATGATCATCTGGCGGTGGACCGGCTACAACGCGATCATCTTCCTGGCCGGTCTCCAGGCACTGCCGAAGGACGTGTTCGAGGCGGCACGCGTCGACGGCGCGAGCGCGGCGCAGACCTTCTTCCGGGTGACGGTCCCGCTGCTGCGGCCCGTCCTGCTGTTCTCCGTGGTGATGTCGGCGATCGGCGGCATGCAGATCTTCACCGAGTCGCAGGTGCTGCTCGGCAACCGCGGCGGCACGGACGGCGCGGGGCTGACCATGGTCCTCTACTTCTACAACACGGCCTTCGCGGGCAACGACTTCGGCTACGGAGCCGCCATCGCCTGGGGCCTCTTCATCGTCGTCGTCCTCTTCTCCATCCTCAACTGGCGTCTCGTGATGCGTCCCGAGCGCGGCCAGGTCCTCTCGGCGCCGGCGGTCACGGAACAGGTGCCGGGCGAGGCCACCACCATGACGGGAGCGGGCCGATGA
- a CDS encoding carbohydrate ABC transporter permease: MSGARGRILTCGALIVGALITVFPYYWLTVMASNTTADIYASPPKLFFGDQLFHNIGQVFSKIDFFGSLMNTLIVAVVSTVLVLFFDSLAAFTFAKYDFPGSKALFGVLLATFVVPTQLAAIPQFIIMAHLGWVGDLKALIIPAAANAFGIFWMRQYARGAVPDELIEAARVDGCGFFRTYLTVGLPVLRPALAFLGIFTFVNVWNDFLWPLVVMIDSNHVTLQVALAQLNGAYVTDYSVVMAGTLVAIVPLIIVFLFGARHFIGNIAAGAVKG; encoded by the coding sequence ATGAGCGGCGCACGCGGACGGATCCTCACCTGCGGGGCGCTGATCGTGGGCGCGCTGATCACCGTCTTCCCGTACTACTGGCTGACCGTGATGGCGTCGAACACGACGGCCGACATCTACGCGAGCCCGCCGAAGCTGTTCTTCGGCGACCAGCTGTTCCACAACATCGGCCAGGTCTTCTCGAAGATCGATTTCTTCGGCTCGCTGATGAACACGCTGATCGTCGCGGTCGTCTCGACCGTGCTCGTGCTGTTCTTCGACTCGCTGGCGGCCTTCACCTTCGCCAAGTACGACTTCCCCGGCAGCAAGGCCCTCTTCGGCGTGCTGCTGGCGACGTTCGTGGTACCCACGCAGCTCGCCGCGATCCCGCAGTTCATCATCATGGCGCACCTGGGCTGGGTCGGTGATCTGAAGGCGCTGATCATCCCCGCCGCGGCCAACGCGTTCGGCATCTTCTGGATGCGTCAGTACGCGCGGGGCGCCGTGCCCGACGAGCTGATCGAGGCGGCCCGGGTCGACGGGTGCGGTTTCTTCCGTACGTATCTGACGGTCGGCCTGCCGGTGCTCCGCCCCGCGCTCGCCTTCCTCGGCATCTTCACCTTCGTCAACGTCTGGAACGACTTCCTCTGGCCGCTCGTGGTGATGATCGACTCGAACCACGTGACGCTCCAGGTGGCGTTGGCGCAGCTCAACGGCGCCTACGTGACGGACTACAGCGTCGTCATGGCGGGCACGCTGGTCGCGATCGTGCCGCTGATCATCGTCTTCCTCTTCGGCGCCCGCCATTTCATCGGCAACATCGCGGCGGGCGCGGTCAAGGGCTGA
- a CDS encoding glycoside hydrolase family 2 TIM barrel-domain containing protein — MSSCESSSLPSFPYIEDPAPGRGALPPRAAFTSDAPSLSLTGTWRFRLSPSPATAPEGVELDDFDDSDGAGWCDLPVPAHWQLHGHGAPAYTNIDYPFPVDPPRVPSDNPTGDYRLVFDLPEEWPGGPAVLRFDGVDSCALVRLNGTELGVTRGSRLPTEFEAGALLRPHGNVLSVRVHQWSSGSYLEDQDMWWLSGLFRPVTLIARPAGGVRDLFVHAGFDHITGHGELTVTAEGPGVRVDVPELSITGLPAGESVVVPGVEPWSAESPRLYAGEAYTDTERVPLRIGFRTVAIEDGVLKVNGRRIVFRGVNRHEFHPEHGRAVPRESAVADIELMKRHHVNAVRTSHYPPDPEFLDLCDRYGLWVLDECDLETHGFERLDWAGNPSDDERWAEAYLDRMRRTVERDKNHPSVVMWSLGNESHTGANLARMARWTHERDPSRPVHYEGDYACAYTDVYSRMYASHEEVDTIGRGSAAELDNPRHRELPFILCEFVHAMGNGAGGLLEYRELFERHPRCQGGFLWEWIDHGIARRDAAGRPYFAYGGDFGEDIHDGTFVIDGAVLPDRTPSPALTEFAKVFEPVRITGTAAEGTLTVTNLHDTVGLDGLLFSWTLQEEGLPVAAGPLDVPPTAPGASTRVPFPDLPAPSGESWLTVRAVLAADTLWARAGHEVAWGQVRITPPAPARTAVPVAPASPEARGTAPALPADRRPVLGPARFDAATGRLTELGGHPIEGPRLDLWRAPTDNDLGSDDPEAARWRAAGLHRAHHRVASVERTGHGESATLVVRTRVAPPARGFGMLADYHWSVHDGRLRLRLEVEPDGTWPCTLPRLGLRMAVPGAFGTAQWFGGGPGEAYADSRQAARIGRHRVDVDALATPYVHPQENGNRVDARRLTLSAPDGTGLLVEGEPVFDFTARRWTTEQLDAAAHTTDLVPGDLIHLNLDLAQHGLGSAACGPGVLPRYRLYARRATFALTFSTLGGPAR, encoded by the coding sequence ATGTCCTCCTGCGAGTCGTCGTCCCTCCCGTCGTTCCCGTACATCGAGGACCCGGCCCCGGGGCGCGGAGCCCTGCCGCCGCGCGCCGCGTTCACCTCCGACGCGCCGTCGCTGAGCCTCACCGGGACGTGGCGTTTCCGGCTCTCCCCGTCGCCCGCGACGGCGCCCGAGGGCGTGGAACTCGACGACTTCGACGACTCCGACGGCGCGGGCTGGTGCGACCTGCCCGTTCCCGCGCACTGGCAGCTGCACGGCCACGGCGCCCCGGCGTACACGAACATCGACTACCCCTTCCCCGTCGACCCTCCCCGGGTGCCGTCCGACAATCCGACGGGGGACTACCGGCTGGTGTTCGACCTGCCCGAGGAGTGGCCCGGCGGCCCCGCCGTGCTGCGGTTCGACGGCGTCGACTCGTGCGCTCTCGTGCGGCTGAACGGCACCGAACTGGGCGTGACCCGGGGCAGCAGGCTGCCCACGGAGTTCGAGGCGGGCGCGCTGCTGCGGCCGCACGGCAACGTGCTGTCCGTACGGGTGCACCAGTGGTCCTCCGGCTCCTACCTGGAGGACCAGGACATGTGGTGGCTGTCCGGCCTGTTCCGGCCGGTCACCCTGATCGCCCGGCCGGCGGGAGGCGTCCGCGACCTCTTCGTCCACGCGGGTTTCGACCACATCACCGGGCACGGCGAGCTGACCGTGACGGCCGAGGGCCCCGGTGTGCGCGTCGACGTGCCGGAGCTGTCCATCACGGGCCTGCCCGCCGGGGAGAGCGTCGTGGTCCCCGGCGTGGAGCCGTGGAGCGCGGAGAGCCCCCGGCTCTACGCGGGCGAGGCGTACACGGACACGGAGCGCGTACCGCTGCGGATCGGCTTTCGCACGGTGGCGATCGAGGACGGCGTGCTGAAGGTCAACGGACGGCGGATCGTCTTCCGGGGCGTCAACCGGCACGAGTTCCACCCGGAGCACGGCCGCGCGGTGCCGCGCGAGAGCGCCGTCGCCGACATCGAGCTGATGAAGCGCCACCACGTCAACGCGGTGCGCACCAGCCACTATCCGCCGGACCCGGAGTTCCTCGACCTGTGCGACCGCTACGGCCTGTGGGTCCTGGACGAGTGCGACCTGGAGACCCACGGCTTCGAGCGGCTGGACTGGGCGGGCAACCCGAGCGACGACGAGCGGTGGGCCGAGGCGTACCTGGACCGGATGCGGCGCACGGTCGAACGGGACAAGAACCACCCGTCGGTCGTGATGTGGTCGCTGGGCAACGAGTCGCACACCGGCGCCAACCTGGCCCGCATGGCGCGGTGGACCCATGAGCGGGACCCGTCGCGGCCGGTGCACTACGAGGGTGACTACGCGTGCGCCTACACGGACGTGTACAGCAGGATGTACGCGTCGCACGAGGAGGTCGACACGATCGGCCGGGGTTCCGCAGCCGAGCTCGACAACCCGCGCCACCGTGAACTGCCCTTCATCCTGTGCGAGTTCGTGCACGCGATGGGCAACGGCGCGGGCGGCCTGCTGGAGTACCGGGAGCTGTTCGAGCGCCATCCGCGCTGCCAGGGCGGATTCCTGTGGGAGTGGATCGACCACGGCATCGCCCGCCGGGACGCGGCGGGGCGGCCGTACTTCGCCTACGGCGGCGACTTCGGCGAGGACATCCACGACGGCACCTTCGTGATCGACGGCGCGGTCCTGCCCGACCGGACGCCGTCGCCCGCGCTCACCGAGTTCGCGAAGGTCTTCGAGCCGGTACGGATCACCGGCACGGCGGCCGAGGGGACGCTGACGGTGACGAACCTCCACGACACGGTCGGCCTCGACGGCCTTCTCTTCTCCTGGACGCTCCAGGAGGAGGGCCTCCCGGTGGCGGCGGGCCCGCTGGACGTGCCGCCCACCGCGCCGGGCGCGAGCACGCGCGTGCCGTTCCCGGATCTGCCGGCCCCGTCCGGGGAGAGCTGGCTGACCGTACGGGCGGTGCTCGCGGCGGACACGCTCTGGGCGCGGGCGGGCCACGAGGTGGCGTGGGGCCAGGTCAGGATCACCCCACCGGCACCGGCCCGCACTGCCGTCCCGGTCGCCCCGGCCTCCCCCGAAGCCCGGGGGACTGCCCCGGCGCTGCCCGCCGACCGGCGACCGGTACTCGGTCCTGCCCGCTTCGACGCCGCGACCGGCCGGCTGACGGAACTGGGCGGCCATCCGATCGAGGGCCCCCGGCTCGACCTGTGGCGCGCGCCGACCGACAACGACCTCGGCTCCGACGACCCGGAGGCGGCCCGCTGGCGCGCGGCCGGACTGCACCGCGCGCACCACCGGGTCGCGTCGGTCGAGCGGACCGGCCACGGCGAGTCGGCCACGCTCGTCGTACGCACCCGGGTGGCACCGCCCGCGCGGGGCTTCGGCATGCTCGCGGACTACCACTGGAGCGTGCACGACGGCCGGCTGCGGCTGCGCCTTGAGGTCGAACCCGACGGCACCTGGCCCTGCACCCTGCCCCGGCTCGGCCTGCGCATGGCGGTGCCGGGCGCCTTCGGGACGGCGCAGTGGTTCGGCGGCGGCCCCGGCGAGGCGTACGCCGACAGCAGGCAGGCGGCCCGTATCGGCCGCCACCGCGTGGACGTCGACGCCCTGGCGACCCCGTACGTCCACCCGCAGGAGAACGGCAACCGGGTGGACGCGCGCCGGCTGACCCTGAGCGCCCCCGACGGAACGGGCCTGCTCGTGGAGGGCGAGCCGGTCTTCGACTTCACGGCCCGGCGCTGGACGACGGAGCAACTGGACGCGGCGGCGCACACCACGGACCTGGTGCCCGGCGACCTGATCCATCTCAACCTGGATCTGGCGCAGCACGGCCTCGGCTCGGCGGCCTGCGGCCCGGGCGTGCTCCCCCGCTACCGGCTGTACGCGCGCCGGGCGACGTTCGCGCTGACGTTCAGCACGCTCGGCGGGCCGGCACGCTGA
- a CDS encoding mycothiol transferase, translating into MTTERDALCAFLDKQRAALTGRLDGLTDAQAGSTPTASSLSLLGLLKHAGIWERRWFQVAVEGTVFPGEWPDTAKSDSNDEDFVLDASDTVERWRTYHAAQVAQSRRIATTRSLDAPCAWPPAEDRTLRWVLLHMIEETARHAGHADIIRETLDGTRGV; encoded by the coding sequence ATGACCACCGAACGCGACGCCCTGTGCGCCTTTCTGGACAAGCAGCGGGCCGCCCTGACCGGGAGGCTCGACGGCCTCACGGACGCCCAGGCAGGCTCCACCCCGACCGCGAGTTCCCTCTCGCTGCTCGGTCTGCTCAAGCACGCGGGCATCTGGGAACGCCGCTGGTTCCAGGTCGCGGTGGAGGGCACGGTCTTCCCCGGCGAGTGGCCCGACACCGCCAAATCCGACTCCAACGACGAGGACTTCGTCCTGGACGCGAGCGACACCGTCGAGCGCTGGCGCACGTATCACGCCGCACAGGTCGCGCAGTCGCGCCGCATCGCGACGACCCGCTCCCTGGACGCTCCCTGTGCCTGGCCCCCGGCCGAGGACCGCACCCTGCGCTGGGTCCTGCTGCACATGATCGAGGAAACGGCCCGCCACGCGGGCCACGCCGACATCATCCGCGAGACCCTGGACGGTACGAGGGGGGTGTGA
- a CDS encoding 2-hydroxyacid dehydrogenase, whose amino-acid sequence MSTDAAEVWLPYAADEIAGLPDGLTYRFWDGGPDFPGDPGDCAFYVVPYLKGPEVAVRPLAGMRSLRVVQTLSAGVDHVAPGLGSLPSGVRLCNAKGVHEASTAELALALTLASLRDIPGFVRAQEREEWLAGFYPALADRSVLIVGYGSIGSAIEDRLAAFECARVVRVARSAREGARGAIHALSDLPALLPDADVVILSTPLTDGTRGLVDAGFLSRMKDGALLVNVARGAVVDTKALLAEVGTGRITAALDVTDPEPLPAGHPLWHAPGVLVSPHVGGSTSAFEPRAKRLLSTQLTRFAGGEELQNVVMTTE is encoded by the coding sequence ATGAGCACTGACGCAGCAGAGGTATGGCTTCCGTACGCCGCCGACGAGATAGCGGGACTCCCCGACGGCCTCACCTACCGGTTCTGGGACGGCGGTCCGGACTTCCCCGGGGACCCCGGCGACTGTGCCTTCTACGTCGTCCCGTACCTGAAGGGGCCGGAGGTCGCCGTGCGGCCGCTGGCCGGGATGCGGTCGCTGCGGGTGGTGCAGACACTGTCGGCCGGTGTCGACCACGTGGCACCGGGGCTCGGTTCGCTCCCGTCCGGGGTGCGGCTGTGCAACGCGAAGGGTGTGCACGAGGCGAGCACCGCCGAACTCGCGCTCGCACTGACCCTCGCGTCGCTGCGGGACATCCCCGGCTTCGTCCGCGCGCAGGAGCGCGAGGAGTGGCTGGCGGGGTTCTACCCGGCCCTCGCGGACCGGTCCGTGCTGATCGTGGGGTACGGGTCGATCGGCTCCGCCATCGAGGACCGGCTCGCGGCCTTCGAGTGCGCGCGGGTGGTGCGCGTCGCGCGCTCGGCGCGGGAGGGTGCGCGCGGCGCGATCCACGCGCTCTCGGATCTGCCCGCACTGCTCCCCGACGCCGATGTGGTGATCCTGTCCACTCCGCTGACGGACGGGACCCGGGGTCTCGTCGACGCCGGCTTCCTGTCCCGGATGAAGGACGGCGCCCTGCTCGTCAACGTCGCGCGGGGCGCGGTCGTCGACACGAAGGCCCTGCTCGCGGAGGTGGGAACCGGTCGGATCACGGCGGCACTCGACGTCACGGACCCGGAGCCGCTGCCGGCCGGGCACCCGCTCTGGCACGCGCCCGGCGTCCTCGTCAGTCCCCATGTCGGGGGCTCCACTTCCGCGTTCGAACCCCGTGCCAAAAGGCTCCTCTCGACACAACTGACCCGGTTCGCCGGGGGTGAAGAGCTCCAGAACGTGGTAATGACCACAGAGTGA
- a CDS encoding acetolactate synthase large subunit: MTEQATGAHHPQPRARSGGAPSATVEHVTGAQALIRSLEEVGADTVFGIPGGAILPAYDPMMDSTRVRHVLVRHEQGAGHAAVGYAQATGKVGVCMATSGPGATNLVTPIADAHMDSVPIVAITGQVASKAIGTDAFQEADIVGITMPITKHNFLVRDAKDIPRTIAEAFHIAGTGRPGPVLVDIPKDALQAQTTFSWPPVMDLPGYRPVTKPHAKQIREAARLIAQAKRPVLYVGGGVMKSGATAELKVLAELTKAPVTTTLTALGSFPDSHPQHVGMPGMHGAVTAVTALQKADLIVALGARFDDRVTGKLDSFAPYAKIVHADIDPAEIGKNREADVPIVGDAREVLADLVQAVQAEHTAGTLGEAASTGYQAWWKDLDRWRQTYPLGYDQPADGSLSPQQVIQRIGQLAPEGTVYAAGVGQHQMWAAHFIDHEGPATWLNSGGAGTMGYAVPAAMGAKAGRPDRTVWAIDGDGCFQMTNQELTTCALNNIPIKVAIINNGVLGMIHQWQNLFYNQRYSHSNLRDTGDGASAPNSGTRVPDFVKLAEAMGCAAMRCESPDDLDAVIAEANSINDRPVVIDFIVHEDAMVWPMVAAGTSNDEIMAALGVRPDFGDASDD, encoded by the coding sequence ATGACCGAGCAGGCCACCGGGGCCCACCATCCGCAGCCGCGGGCCCGTAGCGGCGGAGCGCCTTCCGCCACCGTCGAACACGTCACGGGCGCGCAGGCCCTGATCCGCTCGCTGGAGGAGGTGGGCGCCGACACCGTCTTCGGTATCCCCGGCGGAGCGATCCTCCCGGCGTACGACCCGATGATGGACTCCACCCGTGTGCGACACGTTCTCGTCCGCCACGAGCAGGGCGCGGGCCACGCGGCCGTCGGATACGCGCAGGCCACCGGCAAGGTCGGGGTGTGCATGGCGACCTCGGGTCCCGGCGCCACCAACCTGGTGACCCCGATCGCGGACGCGCACATGGACTCGGTGCCGATCGTCGCGATCACCGGCCAGGTGGCCTCGAAGGCCATTGGTACGGACGCCTTCCAGGAGGCGGACATCGTCGGCATCACGATGCCGATCACGAAGCACAACTTCCTGGTGCGCGACGCGAAGGACATCCCCCGGACCATCGCGGAGGCATTCCACATCGCGGGCACGGGCCGGCCGGGTCCCGTGCTCGTCGACATCCCGAAGGACGCGTTGCAGGCGCAGACGACGTTCTCCTGGCCGCCGGTGATGGACCTGCCCGGCTACCGGCCCGTCACGAAGCCGCACGCGAAGCAGATCCGCGAGGCCGCGCGACTGATCGCCCAGGCGAAGCGCCCGGTGCTCTACGTGGGCGGCGGCGTCATGAAGTCCGGCGCCACGGCGGAGCTCAAGGTCCTCGCTGAGCTGACGAAGGCGCCGGTCACCACGACCCTGACGGCTCTCGGCTCCTTTCCGGACAGCCACCCGCAGCATGTGGGCATGCCGGGCATGCACGGCGCGGTCACGGCCGTCACCGCCCTGCAGAAGGCCGACCTGATCGTCGCGCTCGGCGCCCGGTTCGACGACCGCGTCACCGGCAAGCTGGACAGCTTCGCTCCGTACGCGAAGATCGTGCACGCCGACATCGACCCGGCGGAGATCGGCAAGAACCGCGAGGCCGACGTGCCGATCGTCGGGGACGCCCGTGAGGTGCTGGCGGACCTGGTGCAGGCGGTGCAGGCGGAGCACACGGCCGGCACCCTCGGTGAGGCGGCGAGCACCGGCTATCAGGCGTGGTGGAAGGACCTGGACCGCTGGCGGCAGACGTACCCGCTCGGCTACGACCAGCCGGCGGACGGTTCGCTCTCGCCGCAGCAGGTCATCCAGCGCATCGGTCAGCTGGCGCCCGAGGGCACGGTGTACGCGGCGGGCGTGGGCCAGCACCAGATGTGGGCCGCGCACTTCATCGACCACGAGGGCCCGGCGACCTGGCTCAACTCGGGCGGCGCGGGGACGATGGGCTACGCGGTGCCGGCCGCCATGGGCGCCAAGGCCGGCCGCCCGGACCGCACGGTCTGGGCGATCGACGGCGACGGCTGCTTCCAGATGACCAACCAGGAACTGACCACCTGCGCGCTCAACAACATCCCGATCAAGGTCGCCATCATCAACAACGGCGTCCTCGGAATGATCCACCAGTGGCAGAACCTCTTCTACAACCAGCGCTACTCGCACTCCAACCTGCGTGACACGGGTGACGGCGCGAGCGCCCCGAACAGCGGCACCCGCGTCCCCGACTTCGTGAAGCTGGCGGAGGCGATGGGCTGTGCGGCGATGCGCTGCGAGTCCCCGGACGACCTGGACGCGGTGATCGCCGAGGCCAACTCCATCAACGACCGTCCCGTGGTGATCGACTTCATCGTCCACGAGGACGCGATGGTGTGGCCCATGGTCGCCGCCGGCACGTCGAACGACGAGATCATGGCCGCCCTCGGGGTCCGTCCCGACTTCGGTGACGCCTCCGACGACTGA
- the ilvN gene encoding acetolactate synthase small subunit produces the protein MSTKHTLSVLVENTPGILARIAALFSRRGFNIDSLAVGVTEHPDISRITIVVNVEDLPLEQVTKQLNKLVNVLKIVELEQGAAIQRELVLVKVRADNETRSQIVEIVQLFRAKTVDVSPEAVTIEATGSSEKLGAMLKMLEQYGIKELVQSGTIAIGRGARSITDRSLRALERTA, from the coding sequence ATGTCCACCAAGCACACGCTCTCCGTCCTGGTCGAGAACACGCCCGGCATCCTCGCGAGGATCGCCGCGCTGTTCTCCCGCCGGGGCTTCAACATCGACTCGCTCGCGGTCGGTGTCACCGAACATCCCGACATCTCCCGCATCACGATCGTGGTGAATGTCGAGGACCTGCCGCTGGAGCAGGTGACGAAACAGCTCAACAAGCTGGTGAACGTCCTGAAGATCGTCGAACTCGAGCAGGGCGCTGCGATCCAGCGCGAGCTCGTGCTGGTGAAAGTCCGGGCCGACAACGAGACCCGCAGCCAGATCGTCGAGATCGTCCAGCTGTTCCGCGCCAAGACCGTGGACGTCTCACCGGAGGCCGTCACCATCGAGGCCACCGGCTCCAGCGAGAAGCTGGGCGCCATGCTCAAGATGCTCGAACAGTACGGAATCAAGGAGCTCGTGCAGTCCGGCACGATCGCCATAGGGCGGGGCGCCCGGTCCATCACGGACCGCAGCCTGCGCGCTCTGGAGCGCACCGCCTGA